A region from the Phycisphaerales bacterium genome encodes:
- a CDS encoding OmpH family outer membrane protein, which yields MTQTRSLFRSPTVLAVALALVTLAGVQIHSASATKREASIAPAVVGVVDMEKLFGNLKELKDENGKLDGIAKQRKAEIETKEEALKVKAKRLTELPNDQVDQHRQLEQELYEENEQLKVKVALYRRRSDVESGEVIRELYEKVNAEIVKFAQAEGFDLIMIDTSKIKLPPNRTNGEYNSIIKDRSMLFVSERLDITDALTTRMNNNYAAGK from the coding sequence ATGACCCAGACTCGTTCGCTCTTCCGTTCGCCGACCGTTCTCGCCGTGGCGCTTGCGCTGGTGACGTTGGCGGGTGTTCAGATCCACAGCGCCTCGGCGACGAAACGTGAGGCATCGATCGCCCCGGCCGTCGTGGGTGTGGTGGACATGGAGAAACTCTTCGGGAATCTCAAGGAACTCAAGGACGAGAACGGAAAACTCGACGGCATCGCCAAGCAACGCAAGGCCGAGATTGAGACCAAGGAAGAGGCGCTCAAGGTGAAGGCGAAGCGCCTCACGGAACTCCCCAATGACCAGGTCGATCAGCATCGCCAACTCGAGCAGGAGTTGTACGAGGAGAACGAGCAGCTCAAGGTGAAGGTCGCGCTCTATCGGCGTCGGTCTGATGTTGAGAGCGGCGAGGTGATCCGCGAGTTGTACGAGAAGGTGAACGCGGAGATCGTGAAGTTCGCCCAGGCCGAAGGGTTTGACCTGATCATGATCGACACGTCAAAGATCAAGCTCCCTCCGAACCGCACCAACGGCGAGTACAACTCGATCATCAAGGACCGCTCGATGCTCTTTGTCTCGGAGCGGTTGGACATCACCGATGCGCTGACGACGCGCATGAACAACAACTATGCCGCGGGCAAGTGA
- the bamA gene encoding outer membrane protein assembly factor BamA, which yields MTITGANSALAQNGAGDSGAGANGPSSARAGVVEGASPFEGRPVRRVSLLATKAGASEEPAFPLEGALDRLARNQLRLREGLPYSTAVSASDVGLLTRLGPFRTIETRVVPLDDGSVELRYTMVLQPVILDVVCVGNSVLTDTGVLEGVGSLRGTPVDGTRIERASRAIEKRYLDEGYFNAQVTADIPALERSGTLVFRVREGQRTNVRTVRFRGNVSFLDRELLRELKTVEGSLLRRSTLNETKLDEDVGTILEYYRDRGYLDARVDRSVQLSPDNREAIVTFEIDEGPVFTLRGVKIETGSDAPPVISDAQAMGLMSVKPGDVYGQRAVRESAQRVAEAYGKMGWVDAQINVREIRDSDRPVVDLLLLVREGGRFRAGVVTIQGNDITQDSVIRKDVTIQPDRPLDMSAVEESRRRLERSRLFATDNPKDRPRLTIQPETADEPWYRDVLVEIKETNTGSIAFGGTVGSDGGLAARFSIQQRNFDILDWPSSFSEYFGGRGFRGGGQTFSVEVSPGDRVQSFSISLGEPSLFDSDYSGGISLYARRRVYREYDDIRYGTELSVGRRFGSRWNGSATLGLQSVALDQIEASAPTDYFAVGDETFQTSLGASITRTTTDRPILPTQGTKITLGVEQIGALGGDFTYSAFNASYGLIVPVNEDILGNRSTLAFNIGSRYIPQSPDEVPFYSRYYLGGESFRGFGVRGISPRGVRNDNGLPSSDPIGGTFQFSAGVEFQQPIIADQFLVVLFADTGTVNNDVTFDNYRASVGFGIRLITPLSPVPLAFDFGFPILKEEGDRERLLTFTVDVPFR from the coding sequence GTGACGATCACGGGGGCGAACTCGGCCTTGGCTCAGAATGGGGCCGGGGATTCGGGGGCGGGGGCGAACGGGCCTTCGTCGGCCCGGGCAGGAGTGGTCGAGGGCGCGAGCCCGTTTGAGGGTCGGCCTGTCCGGCGTGTGTCCCTGTTGGCGACCAAGGCGGGGGCGAGCGAGGAGCCGGCGTTTCCGCTGGAGGGCGCGCTCGATCGTCTGGCGCGGAACCAGTTGCGGCTGCGTGAGGGCCTGCCGTATTCCACGGCGGTCTCGGCGAGCGATGTCGGGCTTCTGACGCGGCTTGGGCCGTTCCGCACGATCGAGACGCGAGTGGTGCCGCTGGACGACGGGAGCGTCGAACTCCGGTACACGATGGTGTTGCAGCCGGTGATTCTGGATGTGGTGTGCGTGGGGAACAGCGTACTGACGGACACGGGGGTGCTGGAGGGTGTCGGCTCGCTCCGGGGCACGCCTGTGGATGGCACGCGCATCGAGCGCGCGTCGCGCGCGATCGAGAAGCGGTATCTTGACGAGGGGTATTTCAACGCGCAGGTGACGGCCGACATCCCTGCGCTCGAGCGCTCGGGGACGCTGGTCTTCCGCGTGCGCGAGGGGCAACGGACCAACGTGCGCACGGTGCGATTCCGGGGGAATGTCTCCTTCCTCGATCGCGAGTTGTTGCGTGAACTCAAGACCGTTGAGGGGTCGCTCCTGCGGCGTTCCACGCTCAACGAGACGAAACTCGACGAGGACGTGGGCACGATCCTTGAGTATTACCGTGATCGGGGTTATCTCGACGCCCGCGTCGATCGGAGCGTGCAACTCAGCCCCGACAATCGCGAGGCGATCGTGACGTTCGAGATCGACGAGGGCCCGGTGTTCACGCTTCGCGGGGTGAAGATCGAGACCGGGTCGGACGCGCCGCCGGTGATCAGCGATGCGCAGGCGATGGGCCTGATGTCGGTGAAGCCCGGCGACGTGTATGGGCAGCGGGCGGTGCGTGAGAGCGCCCAGAGAGTGGCCGAGGCGTATGGGAAGATGGGGTGGGTGGACGCGCAGATCAACGTCCGCGAGATTCGAGATTCGGACAGGCCCGTGGTGGATCTGCTGCTGCTTGTCCGCGAGGGGGGCCGGTTCCGGGCGGGCGTTGTCACGATTCAGGGGAATGACATCACGCAGGACTCGGTGATCCGCAAGGACGTCACGATCCAGCCGGATCGCCCGCTGGACATGTCGGCGGTGGAGGAATCGCGCCGACGGCTCGAGCGGTCTCGGCTCTTTGCGACGGACAATCCCAAGGACAGGCCGCGCCTGACGATCCAGCCCGAGACGGCAGACGAGCCCTGGTATCGCGATGTGCTCGTGGAGATCAAGGAGACGAACACGGGGAGCATCGCGTTCGGCGGGACGGTGGGATCGGACGGTGGTCTGGCCGCCCGGTTCAGCATCCAGCAGCGCAACTTCGACATTCTCGACTGGCCGAGTTCGTTCTCGGAGTACTTTGGCGGGCGCGGGTTCCGCGGCGGCGGGCAGACGTTTAGCGTCGAGGTCTCGCCGGGCGATCGCGTGCAGTCGTTCTCGATCTCGCTTGGCGAGCCGTCGCTCTTTGACTCGGATTATTCCGGGGGCATCTCTCTCTATGCTCGCCGGCGCGTGTACCGCGAGTACGACGACATTCGCTATGGGACCGAACTGAGCGTGGGTCGGCGATTCGGCTCGCGATGGAACGGGAGCGCGACGCTCGGCCTTCAGTCGGTCGCGCTGGACCAGATCGAGGCGAGCGCGCCGACCGATTACTTTGCCGTGGGCGACGAGACATTCCAGACGTCGCTCGGCGCCAGCATCACGCGCACGACGACCGACCGACCGATCCTCCCGACGCAGGGGACGAAGATCACGCTGGGCGTCGAGCAGATCGGTGCGCTGGGGGGTGATTTCACCTACAGCGCGTTCAACGCGAGTTACGGTCTGATCGTCCCGGTGAATGAGGACATCCTCGGCAACCGCAGCACGCTCGCGTTCAACATCGGTTCTCGATACATCCCGCAAAGCCCGGACGAGGTGCCGTTCTACTCGAGGTACTACCTGGGCGGTGAGTCGTTCCGCGGTTTCGGGGTGCGGGGCATCTCACCCCGGGGCGTACGCAACGACAACGGACTTCCGAGTTCAGACCCGATCGGAGGGACCTTCCAGTTCTCGGCGGGCGTCGAGTTCCAACAGCCCATCATCGCCGACCAGTTCCTTGTGGTTCTGTTCGCGGACACGGGGACGGTGAACAACGATGTCACGTTCGACAACTATCGCGCCTCGGTGGGGTTCGGGATCCGCCTGATCACGCCGCTCTCCCCTGTGCCGCTCGCGTTCGATTTCGGCTTTCCGATCCTGAAGGAGGAGGGCGATCGCGAGCGTCTCTTGACGTTCACGGTCGATGTTCCGTTCCGCTGA
- a CDS encoding PKD domain-containing protein, with amino-acid sequence MKTRALGIGALCFGMVCGLAASAWAEEPASESRLNELLIENAAIKTMRVRLSHDQQAQQGMITPRGECPQISTYTSASFSGGTYTAQGGMGEGEIAAVSYTLPASMFPLKVTQVECIFAQLDAQVNTTTQWSVLFWDGLPSTGTLVASFNSVDDLLPPIQMEPGTQGVNVVAQVDPADPDQVFIFLPPGATEHTFSVGFRIDQHNNQTANPCFTAPPSESNAFPTTDNTVIGCGSGYGALNFPAENWLFALNCGATGCPPNGGWTRFSGLQADSTFIICLTGCRPRGDWVMRATWDPTNCPPATGACCFGTAGCFLADQSTCTTSGGSWKGPGSVCGTNTGSGFPGCTAPVNQLPTAIAGNDQTVTDTDNSGTELVTVDASASTDPDGFIATYTWTEGALVLQDGPALYQGAFAVGTHNLTLTVTDNLGGMDTDTLTIVVNQGGPVCVADVDDGTGTGTPDGGVTIDDLLYYLSIFNQGLVSADVDDGSGTGTPDGGVTIDDLLYYLARFNAGC; translated from the coding sequence ATGAAGACTCGTGCCCTGGGAATCGGCGCTCTGTGCTTTGGGATGGTTTGCGGGCTGGCGGCGTCGGCATGGGCCGAGGAGCCGGCGAGCGAGTCGCGTCTCAACGAACTCTTGATCGAGAACGCGGCGATCAAGACGATGCGAGTTCGGCTCTCGCACGATCAGCAGGCGCAGCAGGGGATGATCACGCCTCGCGGCGAGTGTCCGCAGATCTCGACGTACACGAGCGCGAGTTTCTCGGGTGGGACGTACACGGCGCAGGGGGGCATGGGGGAGGGCGAGATCGCGGCCGTCTCGTACACGCTTCCGGCGAGCATGTTCCCTCTGAAGGTGACGCAGGTGGAGTGCATCTTCGCGCAGTTGGATGCCCAGGTGAACACGACGACGCAGTGGTCGGTGCTGTTCTGGGATGGGCTGCCGAGCACAGGGACGCTGGTGGCGTCGTTCAACTCGGTGGACGATCTTTTGCCACCGATCCAGATGGAGCCTGGGACGCAGGGTGTGAACGTGGTGGCGCAGGTCGATCCGGCGGACCCGGATCAGGTGTTCATCTTCCTGCCGCCGGGCGCGACGGAGCACACGTTCAGTGTGGGCTTCCGGATCGATCAGCACAACAACCAGACGGCGAACCCGTGCTTCACGGCGCCGCCCTCGGAGAGCAACGCCTTCCCGACCACCGACAACACGGTGATCGGGTGCGGCTCGGGATACGGGGCCCTCAACTTCCCCGCGGAGAACTGGCTCTTTGCGCTCAACTGTGGTGCGACCGGATGCCCGCCGAATGGTGGGTGGACGCGGTTCAGCGGATTGCAAGCGGACAGCACGTTCATCATTTGCCTGACGGGATGCCGCCCGCGTGGTGATTGGGTGATGCGGGCGACGTGGGACCCGACGAACTGTCCACCGGCGACTGGGGCGTGCTGCTTCGGGACGGCGGGGTGCTTCCTCGCCGATCAATCGACGTGCACAACATCGGGCGGATCGTGGAAGGGGCCTGGGTCGGTGTGCGGCACGAACACGGGGTCGGGATTCCCGGGCTGCACGGCACCCGTGAATCAACTCCCGACAGCGATCGCGGGGAATGATCAGACCGTGACCGACACGGACAACAGCGGCACGGAACTGGTCACGGTGGATGCGTCGGCGAGCACCGACCCTGATGGGTTCATCGCGACGTACACGTGGACGGAGGGTGCGCTCGTGCTGCAGGATGGGCCGGCGCTGTATCAGGGTGCGTTTGCGGTGGGGACGCACAACCTGACGCTGACCGTGACCGACAACCTCGGCGGGATGGACACGGACACGCTGACGATTGTGGTGAATCAGGGGGGGCCGGTGTGTGTGGCCGATGTGGACGATGGGACGGGAACGGGCACGCCGGATGGTGGGGTGACCATCGACGACTTGCTGTACTACCTGTCGATTTTCAACCAGGGACTGGTGAGCGCCGACGTGGACGACGGGTCGGGAACGGGCACGCCCGACGGCGGGGTCACGATCGACGATCTCTTGTACTACCTGGCGCGATTCAACGCGGGGTGCTAG